From Prochlorococcus sp. MIT 1223, the proteins below share one genomic window:
- a CDS encoding urease accessory protein UreF, translating to MQLEFLQLLSPSLPVGAFSYSEGLEWLVQNKKVNNETTLFNWIESELSRGQITIEASSISYIMKDLVNWKNNRDIQHKFVIEEWNSWLSSLRDSPDIRSQQTQMGESLLQLLIDLDHPLPDNEKKFIWPIAWSWAGVCWNIPPIDLVEGFLYSWVANQLSAALRLLSLGPTKAQKLQKKSLLIIKSQANYLSQQNPKEIWISDVGAIMAQQSHVELYSRLFRS from the coding sequence ATGCAACTTGAGTTTTTACAATTATTAAGTCCATCATTACCAGTTGGTGCTTTTAGTTACTCAGAAGGATTGGAGTGGCTTGTTCAAAATAAAAAAGTAAATAACGAGACAACTCTTTTTAATTGGATTGAAAGTGAGCTTTCTAGAGGTCAGATAACAATTGAGGCAAGCTCAATTTCTTATATAATGAAAGATTTAGTTAATTGGAAGAATAATCGAGATATCCAACATAAATTTGTTATTGAAGAGTGGAATTCTTGGCTTAGTTCATTAAGAGATTCTCCAGATATTAGATCTCAACAAACACAAATGGGTGAATCTTTATTACAGCTTCTCATTGATCTAGATCACCCTCTTCCTGACAATGAAAAGAAGTTCATATGGCCGATAGCTTGGTCTTGGGCTGGAGTATGTTGGAATATCCCCCCAATTGATTTAGTGGAGGGATTTTTATATAGTTGGGTAGCTAATCAATTAAGTGCAGCATTAAGGTTATTGTCATTAGGGCCAACAAAAGCTCAAAAACTTCAAAAAAAATCTCTATTAATTATTAAGTCTCAAGCAAATTACTTATCACAGCAAAATCCAAAAGAAATTTGGATTAGCGATGTTGGTGCAATCATGGCCCAACAATCGCATGTAGAACTTTATTCAAGATTATTTAGAAGCTAA
- a CDS encoding urease accessory protein UreE, whose protein sequence is MSETLIYLTERTSTQANENCLILSLSAKERGQLRGKRSTLNGIEVILNLPRGGGRLIPGEVLKSEDSLFYVTIEAAKEDLIKVSSDNRLKLLKAAYHLGNRHVEIEFHERDIYLLNDVVMRKMLEQQGFEIEFAQVAFSPEIGAYT, encoded by the coding sequence GTGTCAGAGACATTAATCTATCTCACAGAGAGAACAAGTACACAGGCCAACGAAAATTGTCTGATACTATCTTTATCTGCGAAAGAGAGGGGCCAACTACGAGGGAAGCGATCCACCTTAAATGGAATTGAGGTTATTTTAAATTTACCTCGAGGCGGCGGCAGGTTGATTCCTGGAGAGGTTTTAAAAAGTGAAGATTCATTATTTTATGTAACCATCGAGGCCGCTAAAGAGGATTTAATCAAAGTAAGTTCAGACAATAGATTGAAATTATTAAAAGCTGCATATCATTTAGGTAATAGACATGTTGAGATAGAGTTTCATGAGAGAGATATATATTTACTAAACGATGTAGTCATGAGAAAAATGTTAGAACAACAAGGATTCGAAATAGAATTTGCTCAAGTTGCTTTCTCTCCCGAGATTGGTGCTTATACATAA
- a CDS encoding urease accessory protein UreD: MTSKWHGTCDLRLFKKPGSRDIDNLITIHQAKCKAPLKIMKVFNNKEDGRCEVPILHSAGGIVGGDQLTINVNAEENSSAICSSVAAQKVYGSRGRSKLNPEGIWSNQNCFFNIEKNADFEWMPQELIIYEGGLFEQNMTVKLDNSSSFLCVDLVRLGRTAIGEKLGSGVWRSSLEIFRESSKGKQYEFSDRLELSGNALESIHGLDDQPVFGSLTWVTPKSTNKQALSKLLEECRQRREGLEGFMTCSLLDNGISARYRGTSTQSARFWFYRIWSLTRVIRKSTIPDYMRIWPMQENALTDTDCP, encoded by the coding sequence ATGACTTCTAAATGGCATGGAACTTGTGATCTAAGACTTTTTAAGAAGCCAGGATCCAGAGACATTGACAATTTAATAACTATCCATCAAGCCAAGTGCAAAGCTCCTCTAAAAATAATGAAAGTGTTCAACAACAAAGAGGATGGGAGGTGTGAAGTTCCCATCCTTCACAGTGCAGGAGGGATTGTGGGAGGTGACCAACTAACGATAAATGTAAATGCTGAAGAAAATAGTAGTGCAATATGTTCTTCAGTTGCAGCTCAAAAAGTTTATGGAAGTAGAGGTAGATCAAAATTGAATCCAGAAGGGATCTGGTCAAATCAAAATTGTTTTTTTAATATTGAAAAAAATGCTGACTTTGAATGGATGCCTCAAGAACTAATTATTTATGAAGGGGGGCTTTTTGAACAGAATATGACTGTTAAGTTGGATAACTCATCAAGTTTCCTATGTGTTGATTTGGTTCGCTTAGGACGAACTGCGATAGGAGAAAAACTTGGATCTGGAGTATGGAGGTCCTCTTTAGAGATCTTTAGAGAGAGTAGCAAGGGGAAGCAATATGAATTCAGTGACCGACTAGAACTTTCCGGTAATGCGCTTGAATCAATTCATGGTTTAGATGATCAGCCAGTATTTGGATCGTTAACATGGGTAACACCCAAAAGTACAAACAAACAAGCCTTATCAAAATTATTAGAAGAATGTCGTCAACGAAGAGAAGGGCTTGAAGGATTCATGACTTGCAGCCTGCTTGATAATGGTATTTCAGCAAGGTATAGAGGTACATCAACGCAATCAGCTCGATTTTGGTTTTATAGAATTTGGAGTCTTACACGAGTTATAAGGAAATCTACTATTCCTGATTATATGAGGATTTGGCCTATGCAAGAGAATGCATTAACAGATACAGATTGTCCATGA
- a CDS encoding urease subunit gamma: MYLSPQEKDKLLVVTAALLAERRLKRGLKLNHPEAVAWLSFQVLEGARDGKNVSTLMTEGTTWLTKEQVMEGVPELIDEVQIEAVFPDGTKLVTLHNPIS; encoded by the coding sequence ATGTACTTAAGTCCTCAAGAGAAAGACAAATTACTTGTGGTTACGGCTGCTCTTCTTGCAGAGCGAAGATTGAAAAGGGGACTTAAATTAAATCATCCAGAAGCTGTTGCTTGGCTTAGCTTTCAAGTACTTGAAGGTGCAAGAGATGGAAAAAATGTCTCAACTTTAATGACTGAGGGGACAACATGGCTCACAAAAGAACAAGTTATGGAGGGTGTACCCGAGCTAATCGATGAAGTCCAAATAGAAGCCGTTTTCCCAGATGGAACAAAACTGGTAACACTTCACAATCCAATTAGTTAA
- a CDS encoding urease subunit beta, giving the protein MSNVIPGELIPEDGFIELNQGRDVTTLKVANISDRPIQVGSHYHFFESNNGLEFDRQRSIGMRLDIPAGTAIRFEPGDQREVDLVPYAGDRKVFGFNGLINDSLH; this is encoded by the coding sequence ATGTCAAATGTAATCCCTGGAGAACTTATTCCCGAAGATGGTTTCATCGAATTAAATCAAGGTAGAGACGTCACAACTCTTAAAGTCGCTAATATTTCCGATCGACCAATTCAAGTAGGTTCTCATTATCATTTCTTTGAATCTAATAACGGCCTGGAATTTGATCGTCAACGATCTATTGGTATGCGGTTAGACATCCCAGCTGGTACTGCTATTAGGTTTGAGCCAGGTGATCAGAGAGAGGTTGATCTTGTGCCTTACGCAGGAGACCGTAAGGTCTTTGGCTTCAACGGACTTATAAACGATTCACTACATTAA
- the ureC gene encoding urease subunit alpha — translation MPFKISRQAYAETYGPTKGDRIRLADTDLILEVEQDHTHYGDEVKFGGGKVIRDGMGQSQQTRDNGVVDTVITNALILDWWGIVKADIGIKDGKISGIGKAGNPDTQEGVNIIVGASTEAIAGEGNIITAGAIDSHIHFICPQQIETALASGVTTMLGGGTGPATGTNATTCTPGAFHISRMLQSAEGFPVNLGFFGKGNATNKSALEEQVRAGACGLKLHEDWGTTPACIDSCLSVADQLDVQVCIHTDTLNEAGFVEDTIRAIKGRTIHTFHTEGAGGGHAPDIIKICGESNVIPSSTNPTRPFTLNTLEEHLDMLMVCHHLDPKIPEDVAFAESRIRRETIAAEDILHDLGAFSIIASDSQAMGRVGEVISRTFQTAHKMKVQRGALPEDNGRNDNHRIKRYISKVTVNPAIAHGISSHVGSVEVGKLADLVLWKPGFFGIKPDLVIKGGSIVWAQMGDANASIPTPQPVHGRPMFSAFGKAINSSCLTFLSETAINAGVPEQLKLERSYAAVKNTREISKQSMKLNNARPKIEVDPQTYEVFANGELLTCEPAESLPLAQRYLLL, via the coding sequence ATGCCTTTCAAAATCTCACGTCAAGCTTATGCCGAGACTTATGGCCCTACAAAAGGTGATCGTATTAGACTTGCTGATACAGACTTGATTCTCGAAGTTGAACAAGATCATACTCACTATGGAGACGAAGTTAAATTTGGTGGAGGCAAAGTTATTCGTGATGGGATGGGACAATCACAACAAACTAGAGATAATGGAGTTGTAGATACAGTTATTACCAATGCACTTATTCTTGATTGGTGGGGAATTGTTAAAGCTGATATTGGTATTAAAGACGGAAAAATTTCAGGTATCGGAAAAGCTGGGAATCCAGATACTCAAGAAGGTGTCAATATTATTGTAGGAGCTAGTACAGAAGCAATAGCAGGAGAAGGAAATATTATTACTGCAGGAGCTATTGATAGTCATATTCATTTTATTTGTCCACAACAAATAGAAACTGCTTTAGCTAGTGGGGTTACCACAATGCTCGGAGGAGGGACAGGTCCAGCAACAGGCACCAATGCAACGACATGTACACCAGGAGCATTTCATATCTCAAGAATGCTGCAATCAGCGGAGGGATTTCCTGTTAATTTGGGATTTTTTGGAAAAGGTAATGCAACGAATAAATCAGCATTAGAAGAACAAGTGAGAGCGGGTGCTTGTGGATTAAAGCTTCATGAGGACTGGGGAACGACACCGGCTTGTATTGATTCTTGCCTAAGTGTTGCGGATCAGTTAGATGTTCAAGTTTGTATTCATACAGATACTTTAAATGAGGCTGGTTTTGTTGAAGATACGATTCGGGCAATAAAAGGAAGAACAATTCATACCTTCCATACAGAAGGAGCTGGAGGTGGTCATGCTCCTGACATTATCAAGATTTGTGGAGAATCTAATGTTATTCCAAGTAGTACAAATCCGACTAGACCTTTCACTCTAAATACTCTTGAAGAGCATTTAGATATGTTGATGGTTTGCCATCACTTGGATCCCAAAATTCCTGAGGATGTTGCATTTGCAGAGTCCAGAATACGTAGAGAGACTATTGCTGCTGAGGACATACTCCACGATTTAGGAGCTTTTTCTATTATTGCTAGTGACTCTCAAGCTATGGGAAGAGTTGGAGAAGTTATTAGTAGAACTTTTCAAACTGCTCATAAAATGAAAGTTCAAAGAGGTGCTTTACCAGAAGATAATGGCAGAAATGATAATCATCGTATTAAAAGGTACATCTCAAAGGTGACCGTTAACCCTGCAATAGCGCATGGAATTAGTAGTCATGTTGGTTCTGTTGAAGTTGGAAAACTTGCTGACTTAGTACTTTGGAAACCAGGCTTTTTCGGAATAAAACCAGATTTGGTAATTAAAGGGGGATCTATTGTATGGGCACAAATGGGCGATGCTAATGCCTCAATACCAACACCTCAACCTGTACATGGCCGACCAATGTTTTCAGCATTTGGGAAAGCTATAAATTCTAGTTGCCTCACTTTCTTAAGTGAAACTGCTATCAATGCAGGTGTACCAGAACAACTTAAATTAGAACGATCTTATGCTGCTGTGAAAAACACAAGAGAGATATCCAAACAATCAATGAAACTCAATAATGCAAGGCCAAAAATAGAAGTTGACCCTCAAACTTATGAAGTTTTTGCAAATGGTGAACTTTTAACTTGTGAACCAGCTGAATCTTTACCTCTTGCACAGAGATATCTATTACTTTAA
- a CDS encoding GTP-binding protein, protein MGQAWLISGSPGCGKTHWILNTFKNHKGSCAYIRLNGYSDIDLEQVKFSKIDSAFLKDHLPHLIDVSNSNKSSISIRENTLLLIELPQFKLPSQNGVSGIDPRVLHELEILKLQPNRYLHFGRDIELPTKDTLDFKKIESSNLNLQGCIWDPPSLNTFWFELVNGAYGDVYRAKALMNLPDGRCMFFNWIVSQQGSQYLPLNGVAPLTGRPERHSEIVIQGKNLDFALIQSTINHCLLDDSVLAYHQASLRSSELQPIG, encoded by the coding sequence ATGGGGCAGGCTTGGTTAATTTCAGGATCGCCAGGATGCGGGAAAACTCATTGGATTCTTAATACGTTTAAGAATCACAAAGGTTCTTGTGCCTATATTCGTCTAAATGGATATTCAGATATTGATTTAGAACAAGTAAAATTTTCAAAAATTGACTCTGCTTTTCTAAAAGACCATCTTCCACATTTAATAGATGTATCCAACTCAAATAAATCATCCATTTCAATTAGAGAGAATACTCTTCTATTGATCGAACTTCCGCAGTTCAAGCTTCCTAGCCAAAATGGAGTTTCGGGAATAGATCCACGTGTATTACATGAGCTTGAAATATTAAAACTACAACCAAATAGATATCTTCATTTTGGTCGTGATATTGAATTGCCAACAAAAGACACACTAGATTTTAAAAAAATTGAATCCAGCAACTTAAATCTTCAAGGATGTATCTGGGATCCTCCTAGTCTCAATACTTTTTGGTTTGAACTAGTCAATGGAGCTTATGGAGATGTCTACAGAGCAAAAGCATTAATGAACTTGCCTGATGGACGATGTATGTTTTTCAATTGGATTGTTAGCCAACAAGGATCTCAATATCTACCATTAAATGGAGTTGCTCCCCTCACTGGGAGACCCGAACGACATTCTGAAATTGTTATTCAGGGAAAGAATCTTGACTTTGCCTTAATTCAATCGACAATCAATCATTGTCTTCTGGATGACTCAGTTCTGGCATACCATCAAGCTTCTCTTAGAAGTTCAGAACTACAACCTATAGGTTAA
- a CDS encoding metallophosphoesterase family protein, giving the protein MNQAVISCLHANLPALEAVLNDIEYLGIQNITCLGDLVGYGPQPNEVVELIREKGIQTCQGCWDEDIIDGLDACDCSYPSQLAEKRGHFAHQWTTDKLTNENKEFLASLPTSIRKDKCLFVHGSPNSQHEYLLPDMDAFAALERVEMSGAETLFCGHTHQPYIRELTNGSISFRIQNASSKGIQEQQGMDLPMRRIVNAGSVGEPRHGGIKATYVVYNDNTCEVEIREVSYDIERTCKSIIDSGLPPIFAWRLINGFEFAEQAEDASHVCER; this is encoded by the coding sequence ATGAATCAAGCTGTTATTTCATGTTTACATGCAAATCTCCCAGCATTAGAGGCTGTCTTGAATGACATTGAATATCTTGGGATTCAAAATATCACCTGCCTAGGAGATCTGGTTGGATATGGCCCCCAACCCAACGAAGTTGTTGAGTTAATTAGAGAAAAAGGTATTCAAACGTGTCAAGGTTGTTGGGATGAAGATATCATTGACGGATTAGATGCTTGTGATTGTAGTTATCCATCCCAGCTTGCGGAGAAGCGTGGTCATTTTGCACATCAATGGACTACAGATAAATTAACTAACGAAAATAAAGAGTTCCTAGCAAGTCTTCCTACGTCAATACGAAAAGATAAATGTCTTTTTGTTCATGGCAGTCCTAATAGTCAACATGAGTATCTCCTCCCTGATATGGATGCATTCGCAGCTCTAGAAAGAGTTGAAATGTCTGGAGCAGAAACATTGTTTTGTGGCCATACCCATCAGCCATATATTCGTGAGTTGACAAATGGCTCAATTTCTTTTCGTATACAAAATGCCTCATCTAAAGGTATTCAAGAACAACAAGGAATGGATTTACCAATGAGAAGAATAGTTAATGCAGGCTCAGTTGGTGAGCCTAGGCATGGGGGCATTAAAGCTACGTATGTGGTTTATAACGACAATACCTGTGAAGTAGAAATTAGAGAAGTTTCATATGATATTGAACGTACATGTAAGTCAATCATAGACTCAGGTCTCCCTCCTATTTTTGCATGGCGTTTAATAAATGGCTTTGAATTTGCGGAACAAGCTGAAGATGCCAGCCACGTTTGTGAAAGATGA
- a CDS encoding phosphoesterase — MIERWALVSGLKGDLETYELIQRDLRKIPGDKALFVLGDMIGPDRNCNRLLNRLINPISSDLKPQCIYGWWEEQLLAESGYRGNQKAEALRINGGEQVVNSLLSAVDQAYLSWLASLEFGFVELDCGLIHGSSRDVGDELSMTTPPLTFLDRLTRLNVNRLFTARSTHQFYWELTEAIVESDVMDLSGNRKQQQKIPKKIVIGIGAGKNYTLYDVGSDNTQFLQAGYQSKKGVKGFA; from the coding sequence ATGATAGAACGTTGGGCACTTGTAAGTGGTCTCAAGGGAGACCTTGAAACTTATGAACTTATTCAAAGAGATTTAAGGAAGATTCCAGGGGATAAAGCTTTATTTGTCTTAGGAGATATGATTGGTCCAGATAGAAATTGTAATCGACTTTTAAATAGGTTAATAAATCCTATTAGTAGTGATTTAAAACCTCAATGTATATATGGTTGGTGGGAAGAGCAATTACTTGCGGAAAGTGGTTATCGTGGAAATCAAAAAGCTGAAGCTTTAAGAATTAACGGAGGGGAACAAGTTGTTAACTCGCTTTTGAGTGCGGTCGATCAAGCATATCTCAGTTGGTTGGCATCACTTGAATTTGGATTTGTTGAACTTGATTGTGGATTGATTCATGGTAGTTCAAGAGATGTAGGTGATGAGTTATCAATGACTACTCCCCCCTTAACATTTCTTGATAGACTTACCCGTCTGAATGTGAATAGATTATTTACTGCAAGAAGTACTCATCAATTTTATTGGGAATTAACAGAGGCAATTGTTGAATCAGATGTAATGGATTTAAGTGGAAATCGTAAGCAGCAGCAGAAAATTCCCAAAAAAATAGTAATCGGAATTGGTGCCGGAAAAAATTACACTCTTTATGATGTAGGGAGTGATAATACTCAATTTTTACAAGCAGGGTATCAATCTAAAAAAGGAGTTAAAGGCTTTGCTTGA
- a CDS encoding SaoD/DsrE family protein, which produces MKVAYVFRSDMASTFQLATMILPQLEGGFHGVEVVGMFFFDDNTCCMRKGDPIGERVSKIAKEKGMLLMLCDQCAVRRNLAEGTFEQCGTGEVEPKDTVEGVQVGCFPQLYKALSGNMPDQVITL; this is translated from the coding sequence ATGAAAGTAGCCTATGTCTTTCGATCTGACATGGCCTCAACTTTTCAGTTGGCCACGATGATTCTTCCTCAACTAGAAGGTGGATTTCACGGAGTTGAAGTAGTTGGAATGTTCTTCTTCGATGACAATACTTGCTGTATGAGAAAGGGAGATCCAATTGGCGAACGTGTTTCAAAGATTGCGAAGGAAAAAGGAATGTTGCTAATGCTTTGTGATCAATGTGCTGTGAGAAGAAATCTAGCCGAAGGAACTTTTGAGCAATGTGGGACAGGAGAAGTTGAGCCAAAAGATACAGTAGAGGGGGTTCAAGTAGGTTGCTTCCCGCAGTTATATAAAGCGTTAAGTGGAAATATGCCTGACCAAGTAATAACTTTATAA
- the rpmJ gene encoding 50S ribosomal protein L36, which produces MKVRSSVKKIDPDDQIVKRRGRLYVINKKKPRNKQRQG; this is translated from the coding sequence ATGAAAGTCAGATCCTCAGTTAAAAAAATTGATCCAGACGACCAAATCGTTAAAAGGAGAGGCAGGCTGTACGTAATTAACAAGAAAAAACCACGTAACAAGCAACGTCAGGGTTGA
- the arsJ gene encoding organoarsenical effux MFS transporter ArsJ, with the protein MKLSSLQQYGIVTTNYWAFTLTDGALRMLVVFHFHQLGYTALEIAFLFLFYEFFGVITNLYGGWIGARYGLRLTLWAGTLLQISALLMLVPVAASWPKFLSVSYVMVAQAISGIAKDLNKMSAKSAIKTVVPETPEEEQKGKRKLFKWVAVLTGSKNALKGVGFFLGGALLTGFGFNKAVGVMAIGLALSFLMTLILPGDIGRMKEKPIFKDLFSKSKGINTLSTARFFLFGARDVWFVVALPVFLETSLNWNFSEIGAFLGLWIIGYGFVQALVPTLRNLWGKKSSPGVSTVQFWSALLMGIPGLIAIALWRQNDPSIAITAGLIAFGIVFAMNSSIHSFMVLAYTDVENVSLNVGFYYMANAAGRLLGTLLSGVLFVLGDTPYLGMQICLWCSSLFILCSWLSSLQLPSLKNSGCVN; encoded by the coding sequence ATGAAATTATCATCTCTTCAGCAATACGGGATCGTTACTACAAATTATTGGGCGTTCACTCTGACAGATGGCGCACTTCGCATGTTGGTGGTTTTTCATTTTCATCAACTTGGCTATACAGCTTTAGAGATTGCATTTCTTTTTTTGTTTTATGAGTTCTTTGGGGTCATTACTAATCTCTATGGCGGCTGGATTGGTGCTCGATATGGCCTACGACTAACTCTCTGGGCAGGCACACTTCTTCAAATCAGTGCTCTTTTGATGCTGGTTCCTGTTGCTGCAAGTTGGCCGAAATTTCTAAGCGTTAGTTATGTCATGGTTGCGCAAGCAATTAGTGGTATTGCTAAAGACCTCAACAAAATGAGTGCAAAGAGTGCTATCAAAACAGTCGTACCTGAAACCCCTGAAGAAGAACAAAAAGGGAAAAGGAAGTTGTTCAAATGGGTTGCTGTTTTAACAGGATCAAAGAATGCACTAAAGGGTGTTGGGTTTTTCCTAGGTGGAGCATTACTAACTGGCTTTGGTTTTAATAAAGCGGTTGGGGTAATGGCGATTGGCTTGGCGTTGTCATTTCTTATGACATTGATCTTGCCGGGTGATATTGGACGGATGAAGGAAAAACCAATATTTAAGGACCTTTTCTCAAAATCAAAAGGAATTAACACTCTCTCGACTGCACGTTTCTTTCTCTTCGGAGCTAGAGATGTGTGGTTCGTAGTCGCATTACCTGTTTTCCTCGAGACATCACTTAATTGGAACTTCTCTGAGATTGGAGCTTTCCTAGGCCTATGGATTATTGGCTACGGTTTTGTACAAGCATTGGTCCCAACTTTAAGAAATCTTTGGGGGAAGAAGTCGAGCCCAGGAGTTTCAACGGTTCAGTTCTGGAGTGCTTTGCTGATGGGGATACCTGGACTAATAGCCATTGCATTATGGAGACAGAATGATCCAAGCATTGCCATTACTGCTGGTTTAATTGCGTTCGGAATAGTTTTCGCAATGAATTCTTCTATCCATTCATTCATGGTTTTGGCTTATACAGATGTTGAGAATGTAAGCCTCAACGTTGGCTTCTATTACATGGCAAATGCGGCAGGCAGGCTTCTTGGGACGCTTCTTTCAGGAGTTTTGTTTGTACTGGGAGATACTCCTTATTTAGGCATGCAGATTTGTTTGTGGTGTTCCAGCTTATTTATCCTCTGCTCATGGTTGAGCAGCCTTCAGCTTCCTTCACTAAAGAACTCTGGATGTGTTAATTAA
- a CDS encoding chlorophyll a/b-binding protein, whose protein sequence is MSFSNLRKAEIFNGRLAMIGVSILTLTSFL, encoded by the coding sequence ATGTCTTTCTCTAATCTTAGAAAAGCTGAAATCTTTAATGGCAGATTGGCTATGATTGGAGTTTCTATATTAACTTTGACATCTTTCCTATAG